The proteins below come from a single Iocasia fonsfrigidae genomic window:
- a CDS encoding DUF6385 domain-containing protein, with product MPNFKVRNFSVDRLKTQIFGTSTENPIATDSDGLLRIRSISDAISVDMTGTVDIRDLTASSDSIEIYGFDGTNIQRIQTDTEGNIRTHLTARDFSELTETGLVSTDAFTFSEPRDNSEFTTYSFAVYNSGATNSIDARLEVSADTDQWYADTAARSISAASVDVFFPASFLKYTRVAYRSTDAGNASSLDIFFQAQL from the coding sequence ATGCCTAACTTTAAGGTGAGAAACTTTTCAGTTGACAGGCTTAAAACCCAGATATTTGGTACGAGTACAGAGAATCCCATTGCTACAGATAGTGATGGTTTGCTAAGGATACGAAGTATTTCAGATGCTATTTCTGTTGATATGACTGGCACAGTAGATATTCGTGACCTCACTGCCAGTAGTGACAGTATTGAAATATATGGTTTTGATGGCACCAATATTCAGAGGATCCAGACAGATACAGAGGGGAATATTAGAACACATCTAACAGCACGGGATTTTTCAGAGTTAACAGAAACCGGGCTTGTTTCTACTGATGCTTTTACCTTTAGTGAACCTAGAGACAATTCTGAATTTACCACCTATTCGTTTGCGGTTTATAATTCTGGTGCTACTAATAGTATTGATGCCAGATTAGAGGTTAGTGCTGATACCGACCAGTGGTATGCCGATACGGCCGCAAGGAGTATATCAGCTGCCAGTGTAGATGTCTTCTTCCCGGCCAGTTTTCTTAAATATACCAGAGTAGCCTACAGGAGTACAGATGCAGGTAATGCTTCGTCACTGGATAT